The stretch of DNA AATGTTCTCCAGCGTAGCGAAGCCCAGCGAGGCCGCTACCGCATAGACGATGCCGTCGTACGGCTCGTCAAATTCCTTCGCCCGGAAAATCATGTGGTAGACGATCAGCCATTTCACGAATTCTTCCAGCGCAGCGGATATCCCGAAGGCGAACAGCAGCTCGTTCGTTCCCAGTCCGAGCACCAGCCCCCGCTGCACGACCATGATCGGGAACACGACGAGCATGCCGACGATAAACATCCGTGCAACCAGACGTATCGGCTCGGGGCTGTACCTGTCCTTCAGATAAATATACGTCAATAATGAAATCCCCGGCGCGACCGCGCCCATCAAAATTGACAAGAGGGTCACACCGGTTACCTCCTATCTTCAAGTTCCAACGAGAAAACCCGCAAAAGAAGATTGATCTCTTGCGGGGATCTAATGGTTACCCGTATATCCTGGAGCCTAAAAGTACCGACACAGCACCTTTACGGCATCTTCTTCGATAATGATCTTGCCGTATTCCTCTAGTACCGCCTTCGTGACCGAGCTGGCTTCTCCGTATTCGGACAGAAGCGCGATGAGTGCCTGATAGCGGGCATCCTCCATCTCCATCGGATCAATCTGCAAAATCCAGCGATTCTTGTACTGGAACAGCGTGCCGCCTTCCAAGAGCAAACGGTTAATCATCTTGGCGGCTTGAATTACATGTTCAAACTCATCGAACTGATAAGAAATGATATCGCTTTGTTCAAGCGTCACTTCCATCTCGTAAATATCATCATCAAGCTCATCCTCGTCGTCGCCTAACGAGCTATGAGATCTTCCTTTTGTCACAATGACAACCATTCCTTGAGCCGGTAAGGAGAACACTTCCACAGCCAGCGGTCCCGATGCGTCAAAGCCTAGCTCCGTGTAGGCCTGATCCATCATCTCACTGAATAACTCATGAACTTTGGGAATTTCCCGCCACATGTCGTCCTTGTGGATCCCCCGCTCCGTCAGATCGTCAAAAGTAAGGAAAATCCTGATCTTATCCTGGCTCAATCGCTCAATTTTCATAGCGGGATCCTCCTTGCACAACCGTTCTTTTAATAAAATATGTGTGTCTGTTCTCTGGCGTGATAGGATAGCTTGGGTCCTATTCAATAGAATATCATTTCTTTCGGCGGTTTGCACGTAAAATTGTATGT from Xylanibacillus composti encodes:
- the prsW gene encoding glutamic-type intramembrane protease PrsW, encoding MTLLSILMGAVAPGISLLTYIYLKDRYSPEPIRLVARMFIVGMLVVFPIMVVQRGLVLGLGTNELLFAFGISAALEEFVKWLIVYHMIFRAKEFDEPYDGIVYAVAASLGFATLENILYVSMATATFSEMLMRALLPVSGHALFGVVMGYYLGLAKFGRKPKRMLGLSLLLPLLWHGAYDYIILAADQAWIWFIIPFMAVLWIRSLRKMNRASNRSPLRPLILEEKRKYEG
- a CDS encoding genetic competence negative regulator — its product is MKIERLSQDKIRIFLTFDDLTERGIHKDDMWREIPKVHELFSEMMDQAYTELGFDASGPLAVEVFSLPAQGMVVIVTKGRSHSSLGDDEDELDDDIYEMEVTLEQSDIISYQFDEFEHVIQAAKMINRLLLEGGTLFQYKNRWILQIDPMEMEDARYQALIALLSEYGEASSVTKAVLEEYGKIIIEEDAVKVLCRYF